A stretch of DNA from Natrinema halophilum:
CTCATCGATCGTGAGCGTTTTCGATACCGTCGTCCGCTGGCCCGCGTCGACTCGAACGGGGATGCGCTCCATGGTGGCGCCGCCGCGAAAGCCCTCGGGCCGAAGCGATAGCGACACCGCATCGTCGACACCCTCGCCCGCATCGATCTCGAGCGTAACGTCGATTGCCGCACCCGCGTCGTCGGGGGATGCGTTCGTGGACGTAGCACCCGCGGTGCCCGCGCTCTGCTTCGAGTCCGAATTCGTGCCCAGTCGAGGCCGCGCCCGGACCCGTCGGAAAAAGGCCGCGGGCCGGGATTCGATTTCGACGCCCCACCAGATACCCGGCGTCCCGAAGTGAGCGGGAACCTCGTCCGTCTCGTAGATCCCCGCAAACGAGTCCGGGCGCTCGCAGACGACGATCAGTTCGTTTTCGGGTTCGGGTTCAAACTCGAGTCGAGCGGGGAGGAAGTGCGGCTCGTTCGTTCCGAGTCGCGCGCCGTTTATCCAGAATGTCGCCCGATCGTAGGCGCCACGACACTCGAGTAGCGCGCGTTCCTCCGCGTCGCGGCGGGGGTCTTCGAACCTCGTTCGGTAGGCGATCGGTCCCTCGTCGTCGAATCCCGCGGGGCGTCCGGGAACCGACACCGGCCGCCACTCCTCGACGGTCGGCGGGCCGCCATCACCGTGGTCGGTCACCATCCCACCGACCCACTCCTCGGTCATTGTCACCTTCAGTGAACCGGAGGTAAAAAGCCCTTCCGACGGTTTAGAACCGTCTAAAAGAGGTTCTCGAGTCGGTCGTCTGCGAACTGTTCGGCGTGGTCCGCCGATTCCGTTTCCTGAGCGCGGTTGGCCTCCTGCGCTCGCTGCATAAACTTCTGAACGCGATCCGAGCGTTCCGCGCCGCCGAGCAATACCAGCGCGCCGATCCGGTCGCTGTCGAGCGGGAAGTCCCCGCCACGGACCTGCATGCTGCCCGTTTCGTCCTCGAGCCATCGCCGCGCTTTCTCGACTCCCTTTCGAGGGATTCGATCTGACTGGCCTGCGATGACCAAAAGCGCCGAATCGGCTGTCGTCGCATCGGGAAGGCTCGCTCCCGTCAACAGGGCCTGTCTCGAAACGGTCATGGCGGTTGTGATGTTCTCGCCGCTGTCCTCGCTCGCGACTTCGGTGGCGTAGCCGAGCGTCGCGACCCCGCCCGTGCGGAGCGTGTTGATAACTTCGCTCGAGTCGACCACACTTTCGCCGACGCCCTCGACGGCTTCCCCAGCAGCGAAGAGCAGCCCGACCCGCCGGGCGATCCGGTCGTTGATCGTCTCGAATGCGTCTTCGACGCTTTCGCCCTGTTCGTGCCAGGCATCGTTGTCGATCAGGAGCGTCGAATCTGCCTCACGGAGGAGCGTTTTCAGCGACCGACCGGCGTTGGCCTGATAGAGCACTCCCTCGTTGCGCCCCGGCAGCACGCCGAGTGCGTAGACGGGCACGTCGTAGACCCGCTGGAGGTGGTGGACGAGGACCGGCGCGCCGCCACTACCGGTGCCGCCGCCGAGTCCTGCCACGACGAAGAGGGCCTCCGCCTTCGAGGTGATGCGCCCGTCGAGCGAGCCGAGCACCTGTTCGATATCCGACTGCATAACCTCAGTTCCGAGTTCGTTGTCACCACCGACACCGTGGCCATTGACGCGGTCGGCACCGATCAACTGCGTGTCGACGTATTCGAGGGACTGGAGGTCCTGCTTCGCGGAGTTGACGGCCAGCGCACCCTGAACGGCTCCGAAACCCATGTCCGCGTCGAACCGGACGAGCCGTTCGGTGATTTTTCCGCCGGCCTGACCTACTCCGATCAGGGCAACTTTCATAGCAGCCTCATGTGAGTGCGTCCTGTTGAACGTTCCGGTGAGTTGAGACGGTTTCTTCGGACCTGTTCGAGGCAGACACGACGTGTTGCAGTCAGCTACCAGGCGGAAACGAGACGGTGGCTCGACCGTCGATCGGAGGTCACAATACATTTCTGCCATATCCCCGTCCCTTCGGGTATGTTCTACGAACAGCGGATGTCCGTCCCCGACTCGCCTGCCGACCTTCGTGCCGAGTACGAGGACGATCTCACGTCGATCGTCGAGAGACGCGATCCATCGGCCGTCGCAGCTGAAACCGACATCGAGCAGGACGCGCTCGAGGCGCTGGCAGCCGGTGACTCGCCTTCTCTCACGCTCGAGGAAGCGGCCGAGATACAGGCGCTCAAAGACGACGAACCGGAACCGGAGACGATCGTGACGATGGCGCTCGAACACCTTTTGCTCGGAATGTCGACGGCGGTCCTCGACGTCGACGCAGTCGAAAGTCACCTCGAGATCGATATGGACCCAAAGGAGATCCAGCAGAAGATCGAACAGCGGGCGCCGATGT
This window harbors:
- a CDS encoding tubulin/FtsZ family protein: MKVALIGVGQAGGKITERLVRFDADMGFGAVQGALAVNSAKQDLQSLEYVDTQLIGADRVNGHGVGGDNELGTEVMQSDIEQVLGSLDGRITSKAEALFVVAGLGGGTGSGGAPVLVHHLQRVYDVPVYALGVLPGRNEGVLYQANAGRSLKTLLREADSTLLIDNDAWHEQGESVEDAFETINDRIARRVGLLFAAGEAVEGVGESVVDSSEVINTLRTGGVATLGYATEVASEDSGENITTAMTVSRQALLTGASLPDATTADSALLVIAGQSDRIPRKGVEKARRWLEDETGSMQVRGGDFPLDSDRIGALVLLGGAERSDRVQKFMQRAQEANRAQETESADHAEQFADDRLENLF
- a CDS encoding DUF5791 family protein; amino-acid sequence: MFYEQRMSVPDSPADLRAEYEDDLTSIVERRDPSAVAAETDIEQDALEALAAGDSPSLTLEEAAEIQALKDDEPEPETIVTMALEHLLLGMSTAVLDVDAVESHLEIDMDPKEIQQKIEQRAPMSFEEFVHVQYVIADSAP